The following nucleotide sequence is from Schistocerca serialis cubense isolate TAMUIC-IGC-003099 chromosome 4, iqSchSeri2.2, whole genome shotgun sequence.
TAAAgtagagtttgaatgaaagtactgatcgttacgagtccaaccttgatgctgtcttggctcgtagttattattatttctatttctgtttgtgtttttgttattacctttgtatccgttgttaccgttgtagttattaccgcggtgccttttgtatggattgccgcatgaaatgttattactgttgtaactattgtttgtattggaatacgcgtgttgattttgatttccgtactgagacggcatgtgagtttgctgtttttgtcgtaccgcgtatccaactgtgggcgcgccagaattgtgttggcaagcctgcatgttttgcataccactagtgtaaacattgtggctgctgttttgccgcgcgaagcgctgatcttcaagtaacatgtcaaccgaatctaaagctgttaaaaaataatctgaatcgtcatccgggatatgtaggagtttttctttaatgttgaaaggcaatttggccttcaacgcacggagtatatctcgcgttgcgactggttcgtctaaaaagtgtcccatgttcaagtatttttcaaaatatctgcgtaagttaccatttttactgttaaaagtttcaggttctaaaatttgtcttctgagtcgctcctgaacggattgcgaccagaatttgttcagaaaagcacgctcaaactcactgtacgtggtacatacgtcagcttgactgtatgcccagacagctgcatcgccttggatgtaaccgacaatatatgaaatcttttttcggtcactccaagtgcgtggaaatgcgttactaaaggatttgagaaaaatcaccggatgaatggttcgtttttctgggataaaaatctgaaattgcctgtgtttcattaagctttcgtcttcctttgcattatgatatggatttgtcccactgtaattactgccatgtccagctggcgagtaattacgataatgttgctgtggtttaccatgataatagcttgtgtttgtgtttgcacatcgtggtatgtgttgtagttgtggtgtgttttgttcttgtgtgtttgtcgtgtgcggtatgtgtgcgtcatactcgaatgtatattggttcctgaactgtgcattttgactgatattttcgttactttcagactgtggtcgatcggtgaattgtcccatgggtgcagtgacggattgtactgcgtcactgatcagctggttgttattagtaatgtattgcgctacggagtcgtgcaccattgttggtaaattttcacgtaagcatctatcaaaatgtttgtctttgttgactacccaatcatgaaattctttattaatattttgaaaatgagctgtggcatcagattgtaagatgtcagtcaggtgttgttcaacattgtcaaatttattctgtacgtcagtaattcgtttttcaaggttgtcatgtactgaaggatatgtttgaatttgttcagtaagaacttcacacgtgacattaaggttttttacttgtgtctgtaaaagtgctacgtcagttgtagtcttttcttgtctcgtattaagctgggaaaatttagcactgagttcagtcatctgtttggtcagtgtggcgtctataagttccacacgcttacataaagtgtcattacctgtcttgagtgctatgagatcagatttgattccgtcattttgtgtctttaactgttcattttgcgtctgtaaggttgccatgttttccgcgttctgtttcattagcatttgtaacatgttgacaatgtttactgtttgcaaggtctctgcccccgccgcgtcattagacgtgacgtcatgtattaacatgggctctgactgagactttgaaatttttgtggtggacggcctattgtcaaaatttccgttaacacttgggtcaatatttgatgaatcatcactaccggttgctgtcgtaaagtcattttctaacatttgtctctcgtccgagtcggattgcgtctgaatagtatggctttgctgttccatctttgcgtattgttttctagttatgaccatgccacacgtgatatatgtttcaagaaaatatttgacactgattttaaaataaaatgcagttgagcatgaatcggtcgtagcaacaatggctgtctgttaatttaaaaatataaactgaatttgagattattggtaatggctgctggccatgttacatgatatcgtacagaagtcggccatattgtacactcgtgtattggtattgttgcatacgttattgtttaaggaaaaatactgagaatggaatttatcactgaaactgttatgcggaaaagaaacactacagaattttactgaaaagctaatacactgaattatacgtctggtcaagcctgctaatgcaaagatgctggaagcttctttgcgtcttcccgcaaaattttataattggcaaatatcttttgatttttgttatttctcatatagtgaagtccaggtccagaaagttgatttttcacatgaaacaaagagaacaatgtaacaaatgacaaaataacaaatccgacacgcagtcgccaatataaaataaataaaataaaataaaataaaatattaattattttatctgtatgtttgtctctcctatgagtcgtcaggttttaattattcggtatcagacgcttgacaatggctttttcgtaaaggcaatgttactcgtagttgaccgtgaaataaaactgaaataatcggacttcgtaattaaatcgtttccaaagactgctgcggtaggtgcggactcataatctaaatctcaatattacaataatttgccagccatgccaaaacgtcgtacagaggtgattgtctactaaacaaaaaattacacagttaaatcagatatattcaatgaataagcctacagttcataatcctacttacttttataaatataaattctttacagtatcgagtgcctagtatggttgcaactcgcagtaattttttataacatgaaatatggcggtgtgccagacaataaactaaatacgtgcttctcgcaccacttcaaccagagctctcctatcttaatcaaacatacgagtaacgtaattgtgcttttgttttatcagcgacacagcgctgcagttgtgtgccataggctttatttatttgtcactgattatttatttaattaatatctcgcgtttccgaggaaactcacgcttggcatgcaaatgtgcctttataaacagGATACGGATGCGAACATCGCACACTGTACCCGGCTCTCACAACTGACGCGCTCAGACGGTGCCCTCTGCCTCGGACTCGTTCCCAGGGAGCGCCGGCAGGAAACCAGATCATCTGCCTGGGGAGCGCTGGAGCTGGAGTGGATGGGCGTCCCGGGACGCAGGTGGCGTAAACACGACTACTTTACGGCCGGCCGTCGCTGATTGTTTACGTAATGCCTCCGGGAGGGCGGGCAGTAGGAGGaagtctggagggggggggggggggggggaggcgaggaaGGCCTGCAGGTGAGGAATGAATAATAGCGGCGGGACCCGCTCTGTCCCGGTCGCGATACGCGCCGGATACGCCTCTTGTATACGAAGTGTCTCGTAAGCCACAACAGTCGCATATTTTGCGATGGTAACGCACTACGACACGATTCCTCCGGTTACAAGTACATTCATTTTGACTGTATCACCAGCGTTCAATTTTGGTTGCTGTGAAACGCTTCCTTGCCATCGTATCAGGTTTTCACGATCGAGGTCTATTGGCACTTGACCGAACGGAACCGAAACGTTCCACAGTGGTTGGTGTTATTTCACCCATTAGAAAGTGTTCGTCAAAGCCTGCGACTATAAACACAACTGTTTTGTTTAatgcgaaataaaaaaaaactgattattATGCAAACTGGTTGTCACCACGAGTGGTATCCGTGTaccggccggcacggtagctcagcacgtTCGGTCACAGGCCTGCTTACtccctgtaataaagaaactgagtaaaggaatcaacgattaaATTCAAGGGATGTCTTGTGatgtccacccagaccaaacgcaaaaaaaaaggtcgctagcgttgctgcctctggatcaggggttcgatttccggtcgggttggggattttctctgcccagggactgggtgtttgtgttgttctcatcttttaatcatcatcatcattcgtgacagtggctagattggactttaTACAaagattgggctgtgtaaaaattgggactttgtacgggtgctgatgaacccgcagttgagggccccacaaaccaaacatcatcatcgtcagctgCTTACTTCAGTTACGATTTACcatagaatttaaaaaagcttcCGTTTTTTGCAACTCAAATTTATTCTTGAATAGCACGTATTTTTCATCTATTCATATTATGCATCACCAGTGTTCtataatacataaaaaattatttaatacttGGCAGTTTATTTAAATGTAGCTACTTCTATTAACAATTAGTTGTGTGTCCTGTTGTGCAGCCATTTGTTGTTTTATATATGTTAAATGCACATAGTATAGGTTTTTTCcagtaaatatttatttctacATAACCCAACCTATAATAAACTGCACATGCTCACACTGCTCTTGACTTTATTTTGTGTTCGATAGATTTCGGGAAATAATTCACATTAGCAACTATGTTTCTCGCGTATTATTCTAGGAGCCTTAATGATAATATAAACACCTGCAGTTCTGTAATTACTGGTGTATCTTTCACtggggttgttgtggtcttcagtccagagactggtttgatgcaactctacatGCATCTTTCActatagataatgaaaaatttgtaaatagcTTTTACTAGCAGATTTCTAGTTGTCCTCTTATTCACAAAACTACACACATTATACATTAATTATACAGCTGACAGTCCGTAGAACACGTTACAAATATGCTCTGCACTTAAAGATAGTTGACGATCTGTAGTATCATATCTTTGTAGACAGTACCTAACATATTTTTCTGACTACATGTTACTGTTTATTTCCGTTTTTAACGTGTGTAGTGTACTGTCAGCTGTGTTAGTGATATATACATCAACTTACAAGCCAAATTCTTGTcatttgcaggaagttttaattttcagcTTTAAAATGAAGAAATCGGCGTCTGAGGCTCACAAAATGCTGGATAACACCTACTGTGAGGCACCTATTAATGACAGAACGTGGAGACAGTGGTTTCACTGCTTCAAGCACGGTCACTTTGGCGTAGAAGATTGACATGACGATGAAGAGAGATTATTTTCGAAGTTACTGAAACCGACGGATAcaatcacaggaaattgttatcaAAAACAACTGATGCATCTGAGAAgaacactgaaagacaaacgggcACACTATAGTAATTGACATGAAAAGGTtattttcagcatgatggtgctcgACCGCATGCCGCAAAACCCATCACAACATACTTGGAAACACTGAAATGAGAAGTTCTAACCCGaccaccgtattctccagacatagcTCCCTCTTGTTACCACCCTTTTCGATCAATGGCACACGGCCTGGCTGACTAGCACTTCCGGCCATATGAAcgagtgcaaaattggatcgattcatggaccTTCTCGAAAGACGCCCATTTCTTCCACGGAGGGACTCGTAtgttgcccgaaagatgggagaacgtAGTCCCAGTGATGGCCAGTACTTTGAATCGTAAGGGTTTTGTACTTGTTTCACTATGAAGCCTCGAACTTCGAGgaagaaactgcataaacaaaGCTGTAGACCAAATAAATAAACGTTATTATAACCAGTAATACAAATTGTGCGTGTTTATATTGCAGCAAAGGTGTGTGAAGATTTTATTGATTTAAAGAAAACACTTAACAATGTGGATTGGTATAATATGATACAAATTTGGATGTGCATTAAGTGTGATCACTGACGAAGGAaaccaatcaaaatggttcaaatggttctgagcactatgggacttaactgctgaggtcatcagtcccctagaacttagaactacttaaacgtaactaacctaaggacgtcacacacatccatgcctgagataggattcgaacttgcgaccgtagcggtcgcaccgttccagactgtagcgc
It contains:
- the LOC126474978 gene encoding uncharacterized protein LOC126474978 isoform X1 is translated as MKTTFYDRCIDLHTSCRFTLHIHQLHNNFLQIRRDPSSNWSTCSSFFTFRGSLVAEPRTAHSWRRSLDSPDCGRSVNCPMGAVTDCTASLISWLLLVMYCATESCTIVGKFSRYGCEHRTLYPALTTDALRRCPLPRTRSQGAPAGNQIICLGSAGAGVDGRPGTQVA
- the LOC126474978 gene encoding uncharacterized protein LOC126474978 isoform X2, with the translated sequence MTGALTYTHRVVLHFIFISCTIIFYRRDPSSNWSTCSSFFTFRGSLVAEPRTAHSWRRSLDSPDCGRSVNCPMGAVTDCTASLISWLLLVMYCATESCTIVGKFSRYGCEHRTLYPALTTDALRRCPLPRTRSQGAPAGNQIICLGSAGAGVDGRPGTQVA